From Pseudomonas sp. AN-1:
CCCAGGTGGCTGTGGCGCAGACGGCCTGCGGCGTCGTAGAACAGGGTGGTCGGCAGGGCGCGCGAGCCGGCCAGTTGGCCGAGCTGGTTGCCGCCATCCAGCAGCACGTCCTGACCGTCGATGCCCTGGCGGGCGAGGAAGGCGGCAACCTCGGCGGCGCCCTCGCCCTGGTTGACCAGCAGGAAGCGCACGCCGGGCTCGCTCTGCCGCGCGGCCAGCAGCACCGGCATCTCGCGCCGGCACGGCGGGCACCAGCTGGCCCACAGGTTGATCACCAGCGGCTGGCCGCGCAGTTCGTCGAGCAGCACCGGCCGGCCGGCGAGATCGCGCAGGGTCAGTTCGGGCAGGCGGCCGGCGCGTTCGAGCTGGTGCAGGGCCAGGCTGGCCCCGCCCCAGACCAGCGCGCCGGCCAGCACTCCGAGCGCCAGCGGGCGGCGCAGCGCGGCGCGGCGCCAGGCCCGGATCGCGCCGATCAGCAGCGCGCCGAGCACCCCGGGCCAGAGCAGGAAGCCGCCGTCACGGATGTCCAGCGCCTGCCAGGGGGCGGCGGCGTAGTCGCCCGCGTACTGCAGCACGAAGGCCAGCCGCGCCAGCACGAGGCCGCCGAGCAGCATGGCGAACAGGGTCGGCTCGGGATCGAGGCGCTGCCGTCGGCCGGCCCACCAGCCGACGGCCCAGGCGGCGGCGAAGGCCAGCAGCAGGAGCAGGTAGCGCACCGGCAGGGCCAGCGGGCCGAGGTCGAGGGTCAGCATCGGTGCTCCGGGGCGGCAGGCGGTGGCATCGGGTATCCTTGTGGCTGGGCGGCGGGCGGCCATCTTCGCCCGCACCACGCAGCGGAGCCAGCCCGGCGCCGTTACCGGAAATGACCTGCGGAGACCGCGCATGCGCATCCTGCTCACCGGCGGTGCCGGCTTCATCGGCTCGGCGCTGGTGCCCCAGCTGATCCGTCAGTGCGGAGAAGCGGAGATGTATCTGAGCAATCGCGGCCAACATGCCGAGGTGCTTGCCGAATGCGATCCGGCGCAGCGCTTGGAACACCTGCTGGAGGAACTGCCGTGAAGGCCATCGCCACCGCCCTGGACGGCGTGCTGATCCTCGAACCCAGGGTGTTCGAGGACGCGCGCGGCTGTTTCTTCGAGAGCTGGAACGCGCACACCTTCGCCGAGCTGACCGGCATCGCGGCCGAGTTCGTCCAGGACAACCATTCGCTGTCGCACCGCGGCGTGCTGCGCGGCCTGCACTACCAGCTGCCGCCGGCCGCGCAGGGCAAGCTGGTGCGCGTGGTACAGGGCGCGGTGTTCGACGTGGTGGTCGACCTGCGCCGCGGTTCGAGCACCTTCGGCCGCTGGCTGGGGATCGAGCTGAGCGCGGCCAACCGCCGCGAGCTGTGGATTCCGCCGGGCTGCGCGCACGGCTTCCTCAGCCTGGCCGACGACACCGTCACCCTGTACAAGACCACCGCCGGCTACAGTCCGCGGCACGAGCGCTGCATCCGCTGGGACGACCCGGCCCTGGCGATCGCCTGGCCGCTGGCCGCCGCGCCGCTGCTGTCGCCGCGCGATGCCGAGGGCCTGGCGCTGGCGGATGCCGAGGTGTTCCCGTGAAGATCCTCCTGCTCGGCGCGCACGGCCAGCTCGGCCGCAGCCTCGCCCCGCTGCTGGCCAGCTTCGGTGAACTGCAGGCGCTGACCCGCGCCGAACTGGACCTGCACGACCTGCCCGCGCTGCGCCAGTGCCTGCGCCGCGAACGGCCGCAGCTGGTGGTCAACGCCGCGGCCTGGACCGCGGTGGAACAGGCCGAAGGCGAGCCGCAGGCGGCCTTCGCCCTCAACGCCGCGGCGCCGGCCGCGCTGGCCGAGGAGGCGGCGGCGCTCGGCGCCTGGCTGCTGCACTACTCCACCGACTACGTGTTCGACGGCCGCCTAGGCCGGCCCTACCGGGAAACCGACGCCTGTGCGCCGCTCAACGTCTACGGCCAGAGCAAGCGGGCCGGCGAGCAGGCCATCGCCGCGGCGGGTGGGCGGCACCTGATCCTGCGCACCAGTTGGCTGTACAGCCGCCACGGCCGCAACTTCCTGCTGACCATGCAGCGCCTGCTGCGCGAGCGCGCCGAGGTACGGGTGGTCGCCGACCAGTTCGGCAACCCGACCAGTTGCGCCGCGCTGGCCGCCGCCAGCCTCGCGCTGGTGGCGCGCATCGCCGCCGGCAATCCCGGCCCCGGCGGCCTGTACCACGCCAGCTGCACCGGCGGCGCCAGCTGGTACGAGCTGGCCGAGGCGATCGCCGCCGACCTGCGCGCCCGCGGCGAGCCCTGTGCGCGCCTGCTGCCGATCGCCGCCGCCGACTATCCCAGCTCGGTGGCGCGCCCGGCCGACTCTCGCCTGGACTGCAGCGCCCTGCAGCGCGACTGGGGCGTGGCGCTGCCCGACTGGCGCACGGCGCTGGCGGCCTGTCTGGCCGGCCCCGCATAATGCCGGCCGATCCACCGCCGAAGGCCGCCATGCTCCGCCCCCTCGACCTGCTGCAGCGTCCGCGCTGGCGCACCCTGTTCGTCCTCGCCGCCCTGCTCGCCCCGCTGCTGTGGCCGATCGAGCACCTGGCGACCCGCTACTACCGCGAGCGGGTGGCCGGGCAGAGCAGCCAGACCCTCGAGCTGTACGTGGCCAACCTGCGCGGCACCCTGCGCCGCTACGAGGCGCTGCCGCACATCATGGGCGACCTGCCGGCACTGCGCGCCGCCCTGCGCGCCCAGGAGGACGCCGACAGCATCAACGCCGCCAACCAGCTGCTGGACCGGGTGCGCCGGCAGAGCGGCGCCGAGGTGATCTACCTGATGAACCCGGCCGGGCTGACCCTGGCGGCGTCCAACTGGAGCGACTACGACGCCTTCGTCGGCCGCAACTTCGCCTTCCGCCCGTACTTCCGCGAGGCGCTGGCCGGGCGCCTCGGCCAGTTCTTCGGCCTCGGCACCACCTCCGGCAAGCGCGGCTACTACTTCGCCACCGCGGTGCGCGACGGCCACGAGGTGCTCGGCGCGCTGGTGGTCAAGATCGACCTCGACCACACCGAGACCCTGCTCGGCTCGACCCCCGAGCAGCTGCTGGTCACCGACGCCAACGGCGTGGTGATCCTCACCTCGCGCCCGGACTGGCGCTTCCGCGCCACCCGCGCGCTGAGCGCCGCCGAGCGCGCCGACATCGCCGCCAACCTGCCCTATCCGACCCAGCAGCCGCAGCCGCTGGCGCTCGCCGAGCACGACTGGCTGCGCCAGAGCCACCTGCTCGCCGAAACCGGCTGGACGGTGAACATCCTCGCCCCGCGCAGCCTGGTCGAGCGCCCGGTGCAGAGCGTGATGGCCATCGCCACGGCGACCCTGCTGGCGATCCTGCTGCTGCTCGCCGTGTGGCTGCAGCGCCGCCGCCACCTGCTCGAACGCCTGGCCCTCGACGCCCGCACCCGCCGCGAACTGGAGCAGCGGGTGGCCGAGCGCACCGAAGACCTGGTGGCACTGACCGAGCGCCTCAAGCAGGAGGTGCTCGAGCGCGAGCAGGCCCAGCAGGAGCTGGTGCGCGCCCAGGACGAGCTGGTGCAGGCCGGCAAGCTCTCCGCGCTGGGCACCATGAGCGCCAGCATCAGCCACGAGCTCAACCAGCCGCTGGCGGCGATCCGCAGCTACGCCGACAACGCCGGCGTGCTGCTCGACCACGGCCGGATCGACGACGCCCGCGGCAACCTCAGGCTGATCAGCGAGCTGACCGCGCGCATGGCCTCGATCATCAGCCACCTCAAGGCCTTCGCCCGCCGCGACCGCAAGGCGCCGGAGACCGTGGCCCTGCAGCCGGCCCTCGACGACGCCCTGGCCCTGCTGGCCAGCCGACGCCGGGCGCTGGAGGTGGAGCTGCTGCGCGACCTGCCCGACGCCACCCTGTGGGTGCAGGCCGGCGAGACGCGCCTGCGCCAGGTGCTCGGCAATCTGCTGGCCAACGCCCTCGACTCCCTCGCCGAGCGCGCGCCGCCGCGGCGCCTGTGGCTCAGCGCGCAGACCCTGGCCGACGGCCGCATCAGCCTGACCCTGCGCGACAACGGCCCGGGCTTCACCGCCGAGGCGCTGGCGCGCGCCCGCGAGCCGTTCTTCACCACCAAGACCACCGCCCGCGGCCTCGGCCTGGGCCTCGCCATCTGCGACAGCCTGATCCGCGCCCTCGGCGGCGAGCTGCTGCTGGCCAACCACGACGATGGCGGCGCGCTGGTCACCCTCAACCTGCTGCCGGCCAGCGCCGGGCCCGGCACCCAGTCCCCGGAGGATCGCCCATGAGTTCCGCGCCCACCGTCGCCGCCGCCACCGAGGTGCTGCTGGTCGACGACGACCCGCACCTGCGCCAGGCGCTGGCGCAGACCCTCGACCTGGCCGGCCTGCGGGTCGAGGCGCGCGGCGACGCCCGCGGCCTGGCCGAAGCGCTGCCGGCGGACTGGCCGGGGGTGGTGGTCAGCGACATCCGCATGCCGGGGATCGACGGCCTGCAGTTGCTCGGGCAACTGCACGGCCGCGATCCCGAGCTGCCGGTGATCCTGATCACCGGCCACGGCGACGTGCCGCTGGCGGTGCAGGCGATGCGCGCCGGCGCCTGGGACTTCCTCGAGAAGCCGTTCTCCAGCGACGCGCTGCTCGACAGCGTGCGCCGCGCCCAGGCGATGCGCCGCCTGGCCCTGGAGAACCGCCAGCTGCGCCAGACCCTGTCCGGCCGCGATGCGCTGGAGGGCCGCCTGATCGGCCTGTCGGCGGAGATCGTGCGCCTGCGCCAGCAGGTCGCCGCGCTGGCCGGCACCCGCGCCGACGTGCTGATCCTCGGCGAGACCGGCAGCGGCAAGGAGGTGGTGGCGCGCGCCCTGCACGACCTCTCGGCGCGCCGCGACGGTCCGTTCGTGGCGATCAACGCCGGCGCCCTGGCCGAGTCGGTGGTGGAGAGCGAGCTGTTCGGCCACGAGGTCGGCGCCTTCACCGGCGCCAGCAAGCGGCGCATCGGCAAGTTCGAGTTCGCCAACGGCGGCACCCTGTTCCTCGACGAGATCGAGAGCATGAGCCTCGACGTGCAGGTCAAGCTGCTGCGCCTGCTGCAGGAGCGCACGGTCGAGCGCCTCGGCTCCAACCAGCTGATCCCGCTGGACATCCGAGTGATCGCGGCGACCAAGGAGGACCTGCGCGTGGCCGCCGACCAGGGCCGCTTCCGCGCCGACCTGTACTACCGCCTCAACGTCGCGCCGCTGCGCATCCCGCCGCTGCGCGAGCGCGGCGACGACGTGCTGCTGCTGTTCCGCCACTTCGGCGCCCTGGCCGCCGAGCGCCACGGCCTGCCGCTGCGCGAACCGGACGCCGGCGAGCGCGCAGCCCTGCTCGGCCACGCCTGGCCGGGCAACGTGCGCGAGCTGCAGAACGCCGCCGAGCGCTTCGCCCTCGGTCTTGATCTGGGCCTCGGCGAGGCGCCCGTCGGGCAGCCGACCGAAGGCAACCTGGCCGCCCGCGTCGAGGCCTTCGAGCGCGGCCTGATCACCGCCGAACTGGCCCGCGGCCATGGCTCGCTGCGCAGCTTGGCCGAGGCGCTCGGCGTACCGCGCAAGACCCTGCACGACAAGCTGCGCAAGCACGGCCTGAGCCTCGGCGAGGGTGGCGGAAACCCGCACGACGACCTCGACTGATCTGGCGGAATCCCGCCACCCCACCCGCCCGCGCCGGCCACTCCGGGCCGCGCCGGGCGCGGCATTCCACCCCTCGACCAAAGTCGAACCCACCCCTGCAAGCCGCGCACCAGAGGCCTTTGCGCCTCCATGCGGGCGGGCGCTGGCGCACGTTTCCGGCCGCTGGCATAGCGGTTGCTAAGCTCAGGGTATCCCGCGCCGGCCTGTCCGCCGCGCCCGAGCGGTTCCCCCTCTCTCCACCGCTCGGGCCGGCGGCAGGCCGGCCGCCGGGGTAACGCCGTTCAAGCTGCGTCATCACAACAACGAGGAAGTACCCGCATGTTCAAGCTGACTGCCAAGGCGCTCGCCTGCGCCCTCTCGCTCGCCGTCGCCGGTCTGGCCCAGGCCGCCGAGTCTGCGACCGCCCCCATCGTCATCAAGTTCTCCCACGTGGTGGCGGAGAACACGCCCAAGGGCCAGGGCGCGGTGCTGTTCAAGAAGCTGGCCGAGGAGCGCCT
This genomic window contains:
- a CDS encoding TlpA disulfide reductase family protein, producing the protein MLTLDLGPLALPVRYLLLLLAFAAAWAVGWWAGRRQRLDPEPTLFAMLLGGLVLARLAFVLQYAGDYAAAPWQALDIRDGGFLLWPGVLGALLIGAIRAWRRAALRRPLALGVLAGALVWGGASLALHQLERAGRLPELTLRDLAGRPVLLDELRGQPLVINLWASWCPPCRREMPVLLAARQSEPGVRFLLVNQGEGAAEVAAFLARQGIDGQDVLLDGGNQLGQLAGSRALPTTLFYDAAGRLRHSHLGELSPASLRHALQFIRQPPGDGARP
- a CDS encoding SDR family oxidoreductase — its product is MRILLTGGAGFIGSALVPQLIRQCGEAEMYLSNRGQHAEVLAECDPAQRLEHLLEELP
- the rfbC gene encoding dTDP-4-dehydrorhamnose 3,5-epimerase, translated to MKAIATALDGVLILEPRVFEDARGCFFESWNAHTFAELTGIAAEFVQDNHSLSHRGVLRGLHYQLPPAAQGKLVRVVQGAVFDVVVDLRRGSSTFGRWLGIELSAANRRELWIPPGCAHGFLSLADDTVTLYKTTAGYSPRHERCIRWDDPALAIAWPLAAAPLLSPRDAEGLALADAEVFP
- the rfbD gene encoding dTDP-4-dehydrorhamnose reductase; protein product: MKILLLGAHGQLGRSLAPLLASFGELQALTRAELDLHDLPALRQCLRRERPQLVVNAAAWTAVEQAEGEPQAAFALNAAAPAALAEEAAALGAWLLHYSTDYVFDGRLGRPYRETDACAPLNVYGQSKRAGEQAIAAAGGRHLILRTSWLYSRHGRNFLLTMQRLLRERAEVRVVADQFGNPTSCAALAAASLALVARIAAGNPGPGGLYHASCTGGASWYELAEAIAADLRARGEPCARLLPIAAADYPSSVARPADSRLDCSALQRDWGVALPDWRTALAACLAGPA
- a CDS encoding sensor histidine kinase; the protein is MLRPLDLLQRPRWRTLFVLAALLAPLLWPIEHLATRYYRERVAGQSSQTLELYVANLRGTLRRYEALPHIMGDLPALRAALRAQEDADSINAANQLLDRVRRQSGAEVIYLMNPAGLTLAASNWSDYDAFVGRNFAFRPYFREALAGRLGQFFGLGTTSGKRGYYFATAVRDGHEVLGALVVKIDLDHTETLLGSTPEQLLVTDANGVVILTSRPDWRFRATRALSAAERADIAANLPYPTQQPQPLALAEHDWLRQSHLLAETGWTVNILAPRSLVERPVQSVMAIATATLLAILLLLAVWLQRRRHLLERLALDARTRRELEQRVAERTEDLVALTERLKQEVLEREQAQQELVRAQDELVQAGKLSALGTMSASISHELNQPLAAIRSYADNAGVLLDHGRIDDARGNLRLISELTARMASIISHLKAFARRDRKAPETVALQPALDDALALLASRRRALEVELLRDLPDATLWVQAGETRLRQVLGNLLANALDSLAERAPPRRLWLSAQTLADGRISLTLRDNGPGFTAEALARAREPFFTTKTTARGLGLGLAICDSLIRALGGELLLANHDDGGALVTLNLLPASAGPGTQSPEDRP
- a CDS encoding sigma-54-dependent transcriptional regulator: MSSAPTVAAATEVLLVDDDPHLRQALAQTLDLAGLRVEARGDARGLAEALPADWPGVVVSDIRMPGIDGLQLLGQLHGRDPELPVILITGHGDVPLAVQAMRAGAWDFLEKPFSSDALLDSVRRAQAMRRLALENRQLRQTLSGRDALEGRLIGLSAEIVRLRQQVAALAGTRADVLILGETGSGKEVVARALHDLSARRDGPFVAINAGALAESVVESELFGHEVGAFTGASKRRIGKFEFANGGTLFLDEIESMSLDVQVKLLRLLQERTVERLGSNQLIPLDIRVIAATKEDLRVAADQGRFRADLYYRLNVAPLRIPPLRERGDDVLLLFRHFGALAAERHGLPLREPDAGERAALLGHAWPGNVRELQNAAERFALGLDLGLGEAPVGQPTEGNLAARVEAFERGLITAELARGHGSLRSLAEALGVPRKTLHDKLRKHGLSLGEGGGNPHDDLD